The window CGATCTTTCTCTATGCGGTGCTGCAGCGCACTGGCTGGTCGCTGTCCCTAGGCTCGGCAGCCGTGACGGTTCACTTTCTGGCGGGCACCCTGGTGATCGTCAACTTGCCCCGACTCTATAAACGCTTCGGGCTGGCCCGTGTCAGCGTGATCGGGGCCGGTGTGCTCGCCGTCGGCGTGTATGGATGGGCGGTGGCTGAGCAGCCTTATCAGCTGTTCATGGCGGCGGTGCTCAGCGGTTTGGGTTGGGTGACGCTGGGGGCAGCGGCAGTCAACGCGGCCATTGCGCCGTGGTTTGTCAGCAAGCGCCCTGCCGCGCTGGCCATGGCCTATAACGGAGCGAGCATTGGCGGGGTGGTGTTTTCTTCGGCCTGGGTTTACCTGATCAGCCAGCTCGGCTTTGGCCAGGCGGCATTGTGGGTGGGGGGTGTGTCGGTCGCCGTGATCGCGGTGCTGGCGATCAAGGTCTTTGCCCTGCGCCCGGAGCACCTCGGGCAATACCCGGATGGAGCAGATCGCCCTCCCGCCGACATTGTCAGCCCGAGCGTATCGCCTTCCATCTCGCTATGGCGCAACCGTCAATTCGTCACGCTGGCCGCCGGTATGTCGCTGGGTCTGTTTGCCCAGATCGGGCTGATTACTCATCTGTTCCTGTTGCTGGTGCAGCACCTTACTGAGTCACAAGCGGGCCTGGCGATGGGACTTGCGACGGCCAGCGCCATCGTCGGCCGGACTTTGGTGGGCTGTTTGATGCCAGTCAACGCCAATCGCCGCAACGTGGCGTGCCTGAGCTACGGCGTGCAGTTGCTGGGCTGCCTGGTGATGCTGGGGATCGACCAGTGGCCCGCGCTGGTGTGGTTGGGCGTGGTGTTGTTCGGCGCAGGGATCGGCAATGCGACGTCGCTGCCTCCGCTGATCGCCCAGGCGGAGTTCACCCGCCAGCAAAGCCAGCGCGTGGTGGCGTTGATCGTTGCCACGGCGCAGGGCTGCTACGCCTTTGCTCCGGCTATTTTTGGCGTGGTGAAGTCGCTCAGCGGCGGTGCCGGTATCGCGCTTTTCACGTTGGCGGGGGTGATTCAAGGGATGGCGATTGCGGTGTTGCTGGTGGGTAAGTCGCCGAGGAGGCCGCAGTGACCTGACGCGGTGTGCGCATTCTCGTGGGACCTGCTTTAGCCGGGAAGAGGCAGGTATGGCAGCGGGAATCAGTCGCTTGAAATGCAGCCTTCCCGGCTAAAGCCGGTCCCACGGGTTCGCACGAGGCCCGGCTCCGCCCCAATCTCATCATTCGTTCAATCGATAGTCACCATCAAAATTCGCAAGTTCTGTTTTTTCGGCAAA of the Paucimonas lemoignei genome contains:
- a CDS encoding major facilitator superfamily protein 42; its protein translation is MKQTGFFGSRVVAATFVMAVFGWGIGFYGPPIFLYAVLQRTGWSLSLGSAAVTVHFLAGTLVIVNLPRLYKRFGLARVSVIGAGVLAVGVYGWAVAEQPYQLFMAAVLSGLGWVTLGAAAVNAAIAPWFVSKRPAALAMAYNGASIGGVVFSSAWVYLISQLGFGQAALWVGGVSVAVIAVLAIKVFALRPEHLGQYPDGADRPPADIVSPSVSPSISLWRNRQFVTLAAGMSLGLFAQIGLITHLFLLLVQHLTESQAGLAMGLATASAIVGRTLVGCLMPVNANRRNVACLSYGVQLLGCLVMLGIDQWPALVWLGVVLFGAGIGNATSLPPLIAQAEFTRQQSQRVVALIVATAQGCYAFAPAIFGVVKSLSGGAGIALFTLAGVIQGMAIAVLLVGKSPRRPQ